One window from the genome of Eucalyptus grandis isolate ANBG69807.140 chromosome 7, ASM1654582v1, whole genome shotgun sequence encodes:
- the LOC120296144 gene encoding uncharacterized protein LOC120296144 has translation MSTDSETLASLRRSRKGKRVATPEARDMPQASRGASLRMRLEDHYDRSPDLREVREEDQEPTRSTEFEQAMIHWYRQAKELTGDGTTSSGTFAHFRKAKPPTFDGKGDPLATERWIKKIDGIFEAEEVPEDRKVKFATQYLEGEAEFWWDGMKPSLGGRDVIISWEDFKKVFNAQFFPKSFQAKMKGDFVHVSQGDSTVLEYSIRFNQLSRFAEHLVANEEDKADHFLGGLRPEINSAFAPFVLTTYKDVLERAIKVEQSILKHGTQGTPQPKRFKPTNVQGSHTDDSGRRRGFSRPGQFKNPSNQGPCNTCGNYHYGECYRKMGVCFSCGKAGHML, from the coding sequence ATGAGTACCGACTCTGAGACACTTGCCTCGCTTCGTAGGAGTCGCAAAGGCAAGCGGGTCGCTACCCCTGAGGCTAGAGACATGCCTCAAGCTTCTCGAGGTGCGTCTTTGAGAATGAGACTTGAGGACCACTATGATAGGAGTCCTGACTTGCGTGAAGTCAGAGAAGAAGATCAAGAGCCAACCCGTTCAACTGAATTTGAACAAGCAATGATCCATTGGTATCGCCAAGCAAAGGAATTAACTGGAGATGGAACGACGAGTTCAGGCACTTTTGCCCATTTTAGAAAGGCGAAACCACCCACTTTTGATGGGAAAGGTGATCCTCTTGCGACTGAGCGTTGGATTAAAAAGATTGATGGGATCTTTGAAGCTGAAGAAGTTCCCGAGGATCGAAAAGTTAAATTTGCCACCCAATACCTGGAAGGTGAAGCAGAGTTTTGGTGGGATGGAATGAAGCCAAGTCTTGGAGGTAGGGATGTTATTATATCCTGGGAGGACTTTAAAAAGGTGTTCAATGCTCAATTCTTCCCAAAGTCATTCCAGGCAAAGATGAAGGGTGACTTTGTACATGTATCTCAAGGTGACTCCACTGTTTTGGAGTATTCAATCCGCTTTAATCAGTTGAGTAGATTTGCAGAGCACTTGGtagcaaatgaagaagataagGCCGACCATTTCCTAGGAGGGCTCCGACCTGAAATTAATTCTGCATTTGCACCTTTCGTATTAACAACTTATAAAGATGTGCTAGAACGAGCAATCAAGGTGGAACAAAGCATTCTGAAGCACGGCACACAAGGAACGCCTCAACCCAAAAGGTTTAAGCCCACAAATGTGCAAGGTAGCCATACTGATGATAGTGGAAGGCGAAGAGGCTTCAGCCGGCCAGGACAGTTCAAAAATCCAAGTAACCAAGGCCCTTGTAATACATGTGGAAATTATCATTACGGTGAGTGTTATCGGAAAATGGGAGTATGCTTCTCATGTGGGAAAGCGGGACACATGCTGTGA